The following are from one region of the Halorussus rarus genome:
- a CDS encoding PKD domain-containing protein, whose amino-acid sequence MSDSARSVLLSLLLVVSTLSTVGVGAAAAATPANTSPGTFHIAQNGNCYQVAAYGSGDQTVEEFYDYRKPNNTEPDVYTYSSHGTKKFQKNQVSNLFFYDGADGYSVVLLHDKLDEDNEAGPNASTITFSFSNMSGVEWKVRDDNYTIDGEPQDDNWNIDGSDHQVDWMWAAHRTDGGAFSGIGDKSITIDPGFNEEASHWTSWDYAGDDANKTEEWRLLDNGGENVSLDMQSSLTIEKGSCPDTTSPEAALSASSTTVANDEAVSFDASGSADDDGGSGIAEYRWDFDGDDQIDNVTEGPTDTHTYDSTGEYTASVTVVDEAGNRDSASVDVTVEESNTADPTVEVSAPDTVNVSETFEVSASASDESKVESYEWDFGSTTESGSTVSHTYTEAGNHTVTLTWTESDGDTGTKTVEIEAVKPDDGGDTSPTVESFRVTNPENKTVQVSFLGSSSITDIGVELRNDAGDLVQELGESNFTSSPAGDSVEYTANHTVESSGSYTAVLQKAADSDGDDAADGQTDSTYVGTVDGEINYVDATHVWVNGTFDQVDATVGFYDQSGYGQSMIRKTNVSGSTLISSEGMGGVNGTVINLVEADVDNSTAGDSLRKEHPNLSRYAEQIKPQPVTTSVESVTEVDGGVYEVAFGYANPNDESLTMSNSTLSGNVSGDAPETFQSGEHNFTVTWTPDADDESAAWTLNRSAFGQADATARTETAADYGGTGPEIEFVDESAVRVTGDFAAVNLTTVSFTADGKQTTTHTFENVSNETLLTPSVDAAWGPVTKEAAAYENASDDDATLSSQNPDFAGQLDQVRPEKVSTFVDSANETGNGTYEVTFGYVNPNDHAMNASESAFTAGNTSDQPPAQFAPGRNTFTATWTPESNESNLVWRTDLSNFGYTPSTATSPTPDQIADGEMPPTADLSVESNTVKVDETVTFDASGSSDDASVTEYRWDFDTDDEIDRTTTDNATIGHVYRSPGTYEVTVTVVDESGQTDTASTTVVVEQRETGDTDEPPVAELTAPEKGQMSLLFYELDASASTDDNGIEHYHWDVNNNGTVEWTSHGKNDTTSFKPYKRFDEPGWHEASVTVEDASGQTDTATVKFYIEKVTPTADVSASDETVEVGEDVTFTASDPNQSFENLHEVYWRTGDRTSPNETSEWTTSFDETGEHTVELVLQTRAGVQNTIPVTITVTAADDGGSDGDDNDNERGIDNSPNTGSRSGSIGGASPGGNNNDDSSDDTESVSAPMRDADSRIGKVVVTASGSSADPAVDVTDTAPAGVTAPTVAADGFAAISYLNVSGAEQATFTISKSRLQASDAAADAVSLFRYDEGAWTIVETAQVNETGDAFKFRANVSDGVYAVGVGEAVTSVADVSVDSQRVEPGQQVTVTAAIENTGYADGTREVELSVGGEVVATKTVSVEADGTTEVTFTRTFDESGVYEVGVGDASAEVVVKGIETETATEEGSDDRTGTETTSDSSSGIPGFGVGVSLVALLAAALLALRRQ is encoded by the coding sequence GTGAGCGACAGCGCGCGCAGCGTCCTGTTGAGCCTCCTGCTGGTCGTGTCGACGCTCTCCACGGTGGGCGTCGGCGCGGCCGCTGCGGCTACACCGGCCAACACCTCGCCGGGAACGTTCCATATCGCGCAGAACGGTAACTGCTACCAGGTAGCGGCCTACGGTAGCGGCGACCAGACCGTCGAGGAGTTCTACGACTACCGGAAACCGAACAACACGGAGCCCGACGTTTACACGTATTCGTCGCACGGGACCAAGAAGTTCCAGAAGAATCAGGTCAGTAACCTGTTCTTCTACGACGGAGCCGACGGGTACAGCGTCGTCCTCCTCCACGACAAGCTCGATGAGGACAATGAGGCTGGTCCCAACGCCAGCACCATCACGTTCTCGTTCTCCAACATGAGCGGCGTGGAGTGGAAGGTCCGCGACGACAACTACACCATCGACGGCGAGCCCCAGGACGACAACTGGAACATCGACGGTTCCGACCACCAGGTCGACTGGATGTGGGCGGCCCACCGGACCGACGGCGGCGCGTTCAGCGGCATCGGCGACAAGTCGATCACCATCGACCCCGGATTCAACGAGGAGGCCTCTCACTGGACCTCCTGGGACTACGCCGGTGACGACGCCAACAAGACCGAGGAGTGGCGACTCCTCGACAATGGTGGCGAGAACGTCTCGCTCGACATGCAGTCGAGCCTGACCATCGAGAAGGGCAGTTGCCCCGACACCACCTCGCCGGAAGCGGCGCTCTCGGCATCGTCAACTACAGTCGCCAACGACGAGGCGGTCTCGTTCGACGCGAGCGGTTCCGCCGACGACGACGGCGGCTCCGGCATCGCCGAGTACCGGTGGGACTTCGACGGTGACGACCAGATCGACAACGTCACCGAGGGCCCGACGGACACGCACACGTACGACTCCACCGGGGAGTACACCGCCTCGGTGACTGTCGTCGACGAGGCCGGGAACAGAGACTCCGCGAGTGTGGACGTCACGGTCGAAGAGTCGAACACCGCGGACCCGACGGTCGAGGTGTCCGCGCCCGACACGGTCAACGTCAGCGAGACGTTCGAGGTCTCGGCCAGCGCGAGCGACGAGAGCAAGGTCGAGAGCTACGAGTGGGACTTCGGTTCCACGACCGAGTCCGGTAGCACGGTCTCGCACACCTACACCGAGGCCGGCAACCACACCGTGACGCTCACATGGACCGAGTCCGACGGTGACACCGGCACGAAGACGGTCGAGATCGAGGCCGTGAAGCCCGACGACGGCGGCGACACCTCGCCGACCGTCGAGAGCTTCCGGGTCACCAACCCCGAGAACAAGACGGTCCAGGTCTCGTTCCTCGGGTCGTCCTCGATCACGGACATCGGCGTGGAACTCCGGAACGACGCCGGGGACCTCGTCCAGGAACTCGGTGAGAGCAACTTCACCAGTTCGCCCGCGGGTGACTCCGTCGAATACACCGCGAACCACACGGTCGAGTCGTCCGGTAGCTACACGGCAGTGCTGCAGAAGGCCGCCGACAGCGACGGCGACGACGCCGCCGACGGCCAGACCGACTCCACCTACGTCGGCACGGTCGACGGCGAGATCAACTACGTCGACGCCACCCACGTCTGGGTGAACGGCACCTTCGACCAGGTCGACGCCACGGTCGGCTTCTACGACCAGTCCGGCTACGGCCAGTCGATGATTCGAAAGACGAACGTCTCCGGGTCGACGCTCATCTCCAGCGAGGGCATGGGTGGCGTCAACGGCACGGTCATCAACCTGGTCGAGGCCGACGTCGACAACTCCACCGCGGGCGACAGCCTCCGGAAGGAGCACCCGAACCTCTCGCGCTACGCCGAGCAGATCAAACCCCAGCCCGTGACCACCTCGGTCGAGAGCGTCACCGAGGTCGACGGCGGCGTCTACGAGGTCGCGTTCGGGTACGCGAACCCGAACGACGAGTCGCTGACGATGTCCAACAGCACGCTCTCGGGCAACGTCTCGGGTGACGCGCCCGAGACGTTCCAGTCGGGCGAGCACAACTTCACGGTGACGTGGACGCCCGACGCCGACGACGAGAGCGCGGCCTGGACGCTCAACCGGAGCGCCTTCGGCCAGGCCGACGCGACCGCGCGGACGGAGACCGCAGCCGACTACGGCGGCACCGGCCCCGAGATCGAGTTCGTCGACGAGTCGGCGGTCCGGGTGACCGGCGACTTCGCCGCGGTGAACCTGACGACGGTGTCGTTCACCGCCGACGGGAAGCAGACGACGACCCACACCTTCGAGAACGTCTCGAACGAGACGCTGCTGACTCCCTCGGTCGACGCGGCCTGGGGTCCAGTCACGAAGGAGGCAGCGGCCTACGAGAACGCCTCGGACGACGACGCCACGCTCAGTTCGCAGAACCCCGACTTCGCCGGCCAGCTCGACCAGGTTCGGCCGGAGAAGGTCAGCACCTTCGTCGATAGCGCGAACGAGACTGGCAACGGTACCTACGAGGTCACGTTCGGCTACGTCAACCCGAACGACCACGCGATGAACGCCTCGGAGAGCGCGTTCACCGCGGGTAACACCTCGGACCAGCCCCCGGCCCAGTTCGCGCCGGGCCGTAACACGTTCACGGCGACGTGGACGCCCGAGTCCAACGAGTCGAACCTGGTCTGGCGGACGGACCTCTCGAACTTCGGCTACACCCCGTCGACCGCGACGAGTCCGACGCCGGACCAGATCGCGGACGGCGAGATGCCGCCGACCGCCGACCTCAGCGTCGAGTCCAACACGGTGAAAGTCGACGAGACCGTCACCTTCGACGCCTCGGGCTCGTCCGACGACGCGAGCGTGACGGAGTACCGGTGGGACTTCGACACCGACGACGAGATCGACCGCACAACCACCGACAACGCGACCATCGGCCACGTGTACCGGTCGCCGGGGACGTACGAGGTCACCGTGACGGTCGTCGACGAGTCGGGCCAGACCGACACCGCGTCGACGACCGTGGTCGTCGAGCAGCGCGAGACCGGTGACACCGACGAGCCGCCGGTCGCCGAGCTCACCGCGCCCGAGAAGGGCCAGATGAGCCTGCTGTTCTACGAACTCGACGCCTCGGCGTCGACCGACGACAACGGTATCGAACACTACCACTGGGACGTCAACAACAACGGGACGGTCGAGTGGACGAGCCACGGCAAAAACGATACGACCTCGTTCAAGCCGTACAAGCGCTTCGACGAACCCGGCTGGCACGAAGCGTCCGTGACGGTCGAGGACGCCAGCGGTCAGACCGACACCGCCACGGTGAAGTTCTACATCGAGAAGGTCACGCCGACGGCCGACGTCTCGGCGTCCGACGAGACCGTGGAAGTCGGCGAAGACGTCACCTTCACCGCGAGCGACCCGAACCAGTCGTTCGAGAACCTCCACGAGGTCTACTGGCGGACGGGCGACCGGACCAGTCCGAACGAGACGTCGGAGTGGACCACCTCGTTCGACGAGACCGGCGAGCACACCGTCGAGCTCGTCCTGCAGACCCGCGCCGGCGTTCAGAACACTATCCCGGTGACGATCACCGTCACGGCAGCGGACGACGGTGGTTCCGACGGTGACGACAACGACAACGAGCGCGGGATAGACAACAGCCCCAACACCGGAAGCCGGAGCGGCAGCATCGGCGGAGCCAGCCCCGGCGGCAACAACAACGACGACTCGTCCGACGACACCGAGTCCGTCTCCGCGCCGATGCGAGACGCCGACAGCCGTATCGGCAAGGTCGTCGTCACCGCGAGCGGGTCGAGCGCCGACCCCGCGGTCGACGTGACCGACACGGCGCCCGCGGGCGTCACCGCGCCGACGGTCGCCGCGGACGGCTTCGCGGCGATCTCCTACCTGAACGTCAGCGGCGCGGAGCAGGCGACGTTCACCATCTCGAAGTCCCGGCTCCAGGCGAGCGACGCCGCGGCCGACGCGGTGAGCCTGTTCCGGTACGACGAGGGCGCGTGGACCATTGTCGAGACCGCGCAGGTCAACGAGACCGGTGACGCGTTCAAGTTCCGCGCGAACGTCTCCGACGGCGTCTACGCGGTCGGCGTCGGCGAGGCCGTCACGTCCGTCGCGGACGTGTCGGTCGACAGCCAGCGCGTCGAACCCGGCCAGCAGGTCACCGTGACCGCGGCCATCGAGAACACCGGGTACGCCGACGGCACCCGCGAGGTGGAGCTGAGCGTCGGCGGCGAGGTCGTCGCCACCAAGACCGTCTCGGTCGAGGCCGACGGCACGACCGAGGTCACCTTCACCCGCACGTTCGACGAGAGCGGCGTCTACGAGGTCGGCGTCGGCGACGCCAGCGCCGAGGTGGTCGTGAAGGGCATCGAGACCGAGACGGCGACCGAGGAGGGCTCCGACGACCGGACCGGCACCGAGACGACGTCCGACAGCTCGTCGGGCATCCCCGGCTTCGGCGTGGGCGTCTCGCTGGTCGCGCTCCTCGCAGCCGCGCTCCTCGCCCTCCGGCGGCAGTAA
- a CDS encoding DMT family transporter: MTWLASLEERTPPMAALAVSVVAISTSAILVRFSDAPSVVKALYRVVFTTLLLAPLAGTHYREDLRALSVRDAGVAVVSGVALAAHFATWFESLEWTTVAASVTLVQSQPLFVAVGAAVLLDEAINRRMVGGILVAVAGVAVMSLGGLLSGAALAGARPLYGDALALVGALMAAGYVLAGRSLRQRVALVPYVTVVYSVCAVVLLGVALADGTTVAPTAYPPEEWLLFLGMAVGPGVFGHTVINWALKYVESSVVSVTLLGEPVGSTLLALVLLDEIPDAYTVLGGAVVLAGIYVTATGRPDRDG; this comes from the coding sequence ATGACGTGGCTGGCGTCGCTCGAGGAGCGGACCCCGCCGATGGCCGCCCTCGCGGTCTCGGTCGTCGCTATCAGCACCAGCGCCATCCTGGTCCGGTTCAGCGACGCGCCGAGCGTCGTCAAAGCGCTGTACCGCGTGGTGTTCACCACGCTGCTGCTCGCACCACTCGCGGGTACCCACTACCGAGAGGACCTCCGGGCGCTGTCGGTCCGGGACGCCGGCGTCGCCGTGGTGTCCGGCGTCGCGCTCGCGGCCCACTTCGCGACGTGGTTCGAGAGCCTGGAGTGGACCACCGTCGCCGCCAGCGTCACGCTCGTCCAGTCCCAGCCGCTGTTCGTCGCGGTCGGCGCGGCGGTGCTGCTCGACGAGGCCATCAACCGCCGGATGGTCGGGGGCATCCTGGTCGCCGTGGCGGGCGTCGCGGTCATGTCGCTGGGCGGCCTGCTGTCTGGGGCCGCGCTAGCCGGCGCCCGACCGCTCTACGGCGACGCGCTCGCACTGGTCGGCGCCCTCATGGCCGCGGGCTACGTGCTGGCCGGCCGGTCGCTCCGCCAGCGGGTCGCGCTCGTCCCGTACGTCACGGTGGTCTACTCGGTTTGCGCGGTCGTGCTGCTGGGCGTCGCGCTGGCCGACGGGACGACGGTCGCGCCGACGGCCTACCCGCCCGAGGAGTGGCTGCTGTTCCTCGGGATGGCGGTCGGGCCGGGCGTCTTCGGCCACACGGTCATCAACTGGGCGCTGAAGTACGTCGAGTCGAGCGTCGTCAGCGTCACCCTGCTCGGCGAGCCCGTCGGGTCGACCCTGCTCGCGCTCGTGCTGCTCGACGAGATCCCCGACGCGTACACCGTGCTGGGCGGCGCGGTCGTCCTCGCGGGCATCTACGTCACCGCGACCGGTCGCCCCGACCGGGACGGCTGA
- a CDS encoding DMT family transporter has protein sequence MDRVGTALVLTSAVGFGTLGIFGELAAAAGLSIPTVLAYRFVLATLFVWVVLGVRGDLRRLRGRALAVGLALGTLGYAVMSGLYFWGLAFMTAGLVGIVLYTYPVFVVGAAALGLDEPVTRRTVAALGAALAGVALVTGADPVGADPRGVAVVLAAALVYAGYIAASRSALATVDPRVLTAHVLPAAAVTYLAFGTATGRLAVPATGYEWGLIAAIAVVATALPIFTFFAGLRRIGASRASIVSTVEPVVTLLLGAAVLDEPITVATVVGGALVLGGVLLVQIGDA, from the coding sequence ATGGACAGGGTGGGCACGGCGCTCGTGCTGACGTCGGCGGTCGGGTTCGGCACGCTCGGGATCTTCGGCGAGCTGGCCGCGGCCGCGGGGCTGTCGATTCCGACCGTGCTTGCCTACCGGTTCGTGCTCGCGACGCTGTTCGTGTGGGTCGTGCTGGGCGTTCGCGGCGACCTGCGACGGCTTCGCGGCCGGGCGCTCGCGGTCGGGCTCGCGCTCGGCACGCTGGGTTACGCGGTCATGAGCGGCCTCTACTTCTGGGGGCTGGCGTTCATGACCGCCGGCCTGGTGGGCATCGTGCTCTACACCTACCCGGTCTTCGTCGTCGGTGCGGCGGCGCTCGGGCTGGACGAGCCGGTGACTCGGCGGACGGTCGCGGCGCTCGGGGCCGCGCTCGCGGGCGTCGCGCTCGTGACGGGCGCGGACCCGGTGGGCGCCGACCCCCGCGGTGTGGCTGTCGTGCTCGCGGCCGCGCTGGTGTACGCCGGCTACATCGCGGCGAGTCGGTCGGCTCTGGCGACGGTGGACCCGCGGGTCCTGACCGCCCACGTCCTCCCGGCGGCTGCGGTGACCTACCTCGCGTTCGGGACCGCGACCGGCCGACTGGCCGTCCCGGCGACCGGGTACGAGTGGGGACTGATCGCCGCCATCGCCGTCGTGGCGACCGCGCTCCCCATCTTCACCTTCTTCGCGGGCCTCCGCCGGATTGGCGCGAGCAGAGCCAGCATCGTCAGCACCGTCGAACCGGTGGTGACCCTCCTGCTCGGCGCGGCGGTGCTCGACGAACCGATCACGGTCGCGACGGTTGTCGGCGGCGCCCTGGTGCTCGGAGGTGTCCTGCTCGTCCAGATCGGCGATGCGTAG
- the corA gene encoding magnesium/cobalt transporter CorA: protein MTVEAVVYSPDGTTTYADLQSARDAAGTTWVRASNASQSELERVAETFDVHPLSVEDVSNGVRPKTEEFDDHVFVLLKTATLRRGETTFEEEIRKRSVGFFVGDDWLVTMSTEPVDAVERVWGMVVREEGRILRQGPDFATYRVADAIVDSYFDVLDRIEDQIEAVEEDVTTSTDVETLETINNVRRELLSFRKLLWPSREAVGYLARGDPEQIREATEKYYRDVYDHLVQLVDLTETYRDLASGARDIYLNSLSLSTNEVMKKLTVVATIVLPLTFVVGVYGMNFSDSPYNMPELGWTFGYPAVMLGMLAVTVILVAYFRNEEFI from the coding sequence GTGACCGTCGAGGCGGTCGTCTACTCGCCCGACGGCACGACGACGTACGCCGACCTCCAGTCGGCACGCGACGCGGCCGGCACGACCTGGGTCCGGGCGTCGAACGCGAGCCAGAGCGAACTGGAGCGGGTCGCCGAGACGTTCGACGTCCACCCGCTGTCGGTCGAGGACGTGAGCAACGGGGTCCGGCCCAAGACCGAGGAGTTCGACGACCACGTGTTCGTGCTATTGAAGACCGCGACCCTGCGACGGGGCGAGACGACGTTCGAGGAGGAGATCCGCAAGCGCTCGGTCGGCTTCTTCGTCGGGGACGACTGGCTGGTCACCATGTCGACCGAGCCGGTCGACGCGGTCGAGCGCGTCTGGGGGATGGTCGTCCGCGAGGAGGGCCGCATCCTCCGTCAGGGCCCGGACTTCGCGACCTACCGCGTCGCCGACGCCATCGTCGACAGCTACTTCGACGTGCTCGACCGCATCGAGGACCAGATCGAGGCGGTCGAGGAGGACGTCACGACCTCGACCGACGTCGAGACGCTGGAGACCATCAACAACGTCCGGCGGGAGCTGCTCTCGTTCCGGAAGCTGCTGTGGCCCTCCCGCGAGGCGGTGGGCTACCTCGCCCGCGGCGACCCCGAGCAGATACGCGAGGCCACCGAGAAGTACTACCGGGACGTGTACGACCACCTGGTCCAGCTGGTCGACCTGACCGAGACCTACCGCGACCTCGCCAGCGGCGCGCGGGACATCTACCTCAACTCGCTGTCGCTGTCGACCAACGAGGTGATGAAGAAGCTGACCGTGGTGGCAACCATCGTGCTCCCGCTGACGTTCGTCGTGGGCGTCTACGGGATGAACTTCTCGGACAGCCCGTACAACATGCCGGAACTCGGCTGGACCTTCGGCTACCCCGCGGTCATGCTCGGGATGCTCGCGGTGACGGTCATCCTCGTCGCGTACTTCCGGAACGAGGAGTTCATCTGA